One Paenibacillus sp. FSL H7-0737 DNA segment encodes these proteins:
- the menA gene encoding 1,4-dihydroxy-2-naphthoate polyprenyltransferase: MNIKSFLRFVELPTKVASMIPFLMGTLYALYRFEDFYVLRFGLMFVSLLSFDMATTAINNYYDFKKASKTHGYGYETHNAIVHFKLKESTVVATIVILLALAAGGGIALVTQTGLLVFLLGGLSFLIGILYSFGPIPISRMPLGELFSGLFMGFVIIFISAYIHTDEHVVSLLLQNGWVSLNVNIMEVLYLFWFSVPAILGIAGIMLANNICDIDEDVENRRYTLPVYIGRRNALVLFKYLYYVSYLDLVVLLILGINPILVLAILLTLIPLHRNIDLFKQKQEKASTFILAVKNFVLMNAARIAVLGAAVLLNVIM; the protein is encoded by the coding sequence GTGAATATTAAAAGCTTTCTAAGATTTGTGGAGCTGCCGACAAAAGTAGCCAGTATGATTCCCTTTCTGATGGGAACGCTGTATGCCCTGTATCGGTTTGAGGATTTTTATGTGTTGCGTTTTGGTCTGATGTTCGTTTCCCTGCTAAGCTTTGATATGGCGACGACGGCGATTAACAACTATTACGATTTCAAAAAAGCTTCTAAAACCCACGGCTATGGCTATGAGACGCATAATGCGATTGTACATTTTAAGCTAAAAGAGAGCACTGTCGTGGCGACGATTGTTATTTTGCTGGCTCTGGCTGCAGGGGGCGGGATTGCGCTTGTTACGCAGACGGGTTTACTGGTCTTTTTGCTGGGTGGGCTGTCGTTCTTGATAGGGATCCTTTATTCGTTCGGGCCGATCCCGATTTCGCGGATGCCGTTAGGTGAGTTGTTCTCGGGTTTGTTTATGGGCTTTGTCATTATTTTTATTTCTGCCTATATTCATACGGACGAGCATGTGGTATCGCTGTTGCTTCAGAACGGTTGGGTCAGCTTGAATGTCAATATTATGGAAGTGCTGTACCTGTTCTGGTTCTCTGTTCCTGCCATTCTAGGGATTGCAGGGATTATGCTCGCAAATAATATTTGTGATATTGATGAAGATGTGGAGAACCGCAGGTACACGCTTCCGGTCTACATTGGCCGACGTAATGCGCTTGTGCTGTTTAAATATCTATACTATGTCTCTTATCTGGATCTTGTAGTGCTGCTGATCTTGGGGATAAACCCTATTCTTGTCTTGGCGATTCTACTTACACTGATCCCATTGCACCGAAATATCGATTTGTTCAAACAGAAGCAGGAGAAGGCGAGTACCTTTATTCTTGCCGTCAAAAATTTCGTGTTGATGAATGCGGCCCGTATTGCTGTGCTTGGTGCGGCTGTGCTGTTAAATGTGATAATGTAA
- a CDS encoding DUF6081 family protein, whose amino-acid sequence MEKKDKELLKEEQNVKGNQMVLGDFHSILEEGKVWKTGGFTLPDGSFWAYREPEAVVIVRNDTLYVRAKLSRENHQVQILDNAKHMYYSAEPVVIPEAGEISFELQIRSRTQGTAPGDLYDGYVSLNLLDFTTGAALDFFAGNDKYASVYGILPFPGVQVPESKGTKYFCIFKEDTDFKPREFNTYRITYHRGNDEAVFYLNGQEVRREKNIPIKFNNFTVALGIMTEKDLSPEGSVSVHGQTVIAEWSPVKITTTE is encoded by the coding sequence ATGGAAAAGAAGGACAAGGAACTGTTGAAGGAAGAACAAAATGTTAAAGGCAATCAAATGGTGCTTGGAGATTTCCACTCCATTTTAGAAGAAGGAAAGGTCTGGAAGACAGGTGGATTTACACTGCCTGATGGATCCTTTTGGGCTTATCGTGAACCGGAAGCAGTAGTTATCGTTCGTAATGATACGCTGTATGTGCGTGCGAAATTATCCCGCGAGAACCATCAAGTACAAATTCTAGACAATGCTAAGCATATGTATTACTCCGCGGAGCCAGTGGTAATTCCTGAGGCCGGAGAGATTAGCTTTGAGCTGCAAATTCGTAGCCGTACACAAGGAACAGCACCTGGAGATTTGTACGATGGCTATGTATCGCTGAACTTGCTTGATTTTACGACAGGTGCGGCGCTAGACTTTTTTGCGGGAAATGATAAATATGCTAGTGTATATGGTATTTTGCCGTTCCCGGGGGTACAAGTACCAGAGAGCAAAGGAACGAAATATTTCTGCATCTTTAAAGAAGATACGGATTTCAAACCACGTGAATTTAATACCTACCGCATAACGTACCACCGTGGCAACGATGAGGCTGTATTCTATTTGAATGGCCAAGAAGTGCGCCGTGAGAAAAATATTCCGATCAAGTTCAACAACTTTACAGTCGCGCTTGGAATTATGACAGAGAAGGATCTGAGTCCTGAAGGCAGTGTGTCTGTGCATGGACAGACAGTTATTGCAGAATGGTCCCCAGTGAAGATTACAACGACAGAATAG
- a CDS encoding prenyltransferase encodes MSKWTLFTKATRFWSFSVMLIPIVLGTVGAYVWERSFHPVLFILTLIGAISAHLFSNMVNDLWDYRNGTDTEAKNSAGEISTNSGLLTGGILSESFYAKMTWSMLAIALICGGILSIYSGWNILWFVLVGALIAYFYVAPPLRYGYRGKGYSEMAIFIAFGIMPVLGSFFVQTGHFSMKPVILSLPVGFLTTLLLFNHHFLHWKADEQAGKLTLVVVWGEQKALVFSRVLLFTGYASVVICVLMGVLPVYALLALVTAFWPIRIYRGLKPHNASPAYIPLMGASQKASVRCGVVMAATLLIQGLF; translated from the coding sequence GTGAGCAAATGGACATTATTTACGAAGGCGACCCGGTTTTGGAGTTTTTCAGTTATGCTTATCCCGATTGTTTTAGGTACAGTTGGGGCATATGTATGGGAAAGGTCATTCCATCCGGTCTTATTTATTCTAACCTTAATAGGAGCGATTTCGGCGCATCTGTTTTCCAATATGGTGAATGATCTGTGGGATTATCGCAACGGAACAGATACAGAGGCGAAGAATTCCGCTGGTGAAATCAGCACAAACTCCGGGCTACTGACAGGTGGAATCCTCTCGGAGTCTTTTTATGCAAAGATGACCTGGAGTATGTTGGCGATTGCCCTTATCTGTGGTGGAATCCTAAGTATATATAGCGGTTGGAATATCCTCTGGTTTGTACTTGTAGGTGCTTTAATCGCTTATTTCTATGTAGCCCCACCCCTGCGGTATGGCTATCGCGGTAAGGGATATAGTGAGATGGCTATCTTTATAGCTTTTGGGATCATGCCTGTGTTAGGTTCCTTTTTCGTACAAACCGGTCATTTTAGCATGAAGCCTGTCATCCTTTCATTGCCGGTTGGATTCTTGACTACATTGCTATTGTTTAATCATCATTTCTTACATTGGAAAGCGGACGAGCAGGCTGGAAAACTTACGCTTGTTGTAGTGTGGGGTGAACAGAAGGCACTTGTCTTCTCGCGTGTGCTTCTCTTCACCGGTTATGCTTCTGTAGTGATCTGTGTGCTGATGGGCGTACTTCCAGTTTATGCACTATTGGCTTTGGTTACAGCCTTCTGGCCGATTCGTATTTATCGTGGACTGAAGCCACATAATGCTTCACCAGCCTATATCCCGCTCATGGGTGCTTCACAAAAAGCCTCCGTTCGTTGCGGAGTAGTGATGGCAGCAACCTTACTAATTCAAGGATTATTCTGA
- a CDS encoding acetate uptake transporter, protein MSAQSPNTQSVKIVTADPSAIGLFGLAIVTLVASSQKLEFTTGLSYVIPWAIFLGAFAQLFAAIQDAKHNNTFGMTAFGAYAFFWFGMASSWLIKLGVFGPTLAEAVDPKQLGFVFLGYLIFTIFMTIGAVEANRVLLIIFVLIDFLFIGLTFDSFGIAPEFFHKLAACAELGIGIVSLYGCGASVLNAHFGRTFLPIGAPLGIFKK, encoded by the coding sequence ATGTCAGCGCAATCCCCTAACACCCAATCTGTCAAAATCGTCACCGCAGACCCTAGCGCCATCGGGCTATTCGGACTGGCTATTGTCACATTGGTTGCTTCTTCACAGAAGCTTGAGTTTACAACAGGACTTAGCTACGTCATTCCTTGGGCTATCTTCCTCGGAGCATTTGCTCAACTATTTGCCGCAATTCAAGATGCTAAGCACAACAACACCTTTGGTATGACCGCCTTTGGCGCCTACGCTTTCTTTTGGTTCGGCATGGCTAGCAGCTGGCTGATCAAGCTCGGCGTATTCGGCCCAACGCTTGCAGAGGCTGTAGATCCTAAGCAGCTCGGATTTGTATTTCTGGGTTACTTGATCTTTACAATCTTTATGACCATTGGCGCGGTTGAGGCTAATAGAGTTTTGCTTATCATTTTTGTATTGATAGATTTCCTTTTTATTGGACTAACCTTCGATTCCTTTGGTATCGCTCCAGAATTCTTCCATAAGCTTGCTGCTTGTGCCGAACTTGGAATTGGTATCGTATCCTTATACGGATGTGGCGCTTCTGTGCTAAACGCTCATTTCGGACGCACTTTCTTACCGATCGGAGCTCCGCTAGGTATTTTCAAGAAATAG
- a CDS encoding DsrE/DsrF/DrsH-like family protein, translating into MSKKINLLMFSGEYDKAMAGLILANAARDIDVEVTMFFSFWGLFLVRDPEKMTLEDKSIYEKLMDVITPKGPGQLPLSHLNFSGLGRMMLEEMMEEQGAPKLIHFLKGARKKNIKFYACKLSVEIMGFKTEELLPEVEIIDAAAYLRDALESDVQLFI; encoded by the coding sequence GTGAGTAAAAAAATAAATCTTCTGATGTTCAGCGGAGAATACGACAAAGCCATGGCGGGATTGATCCTAGCGAATGCTGCGAGAGATATTGATGTAGAGGTTACGATGTTTTTCTCTTTCTGGGGTTTGTTTCTGGTGCGTGATCCGGAGAAGATGACGCTAGAGGATAAAAGTATTTATGAGAAGCTGATGGATGTCATTACGCCAAAAGGCCCTGGGCAGCTGCCACTCTCCCATTTGAATTTCAGCGGGCTGGGCCGGATGATGCTAGAGGAGATGATGGAGGAGCAAGGCGCGCCGAAGCTGATTCATTTTCTTAAAGGAGCTCGTAAAAAAAACATCAAGTTCTATGCCTGCAAGCTCTCTGTCGAGATCATGGGCTTTAAAACAGAAGAACTGCTGCCAGAGGTCGAGATTATCGATGCTGCGGCGTATTTAAGAGACGCTTTGGAGAGTGATGTTCAGCTGTTCATTTAG
- a CDS encoding glycoside hydrolase family 65 protein: MKSGWIIENHRDMQDLGVSESIFNVANGYVGVRGNFEEGYEGDEPTVRGTYINAFYDITPMLYGESAYGFPDTQQKLVNVMDVQDVTIHIGEEKFSLFTGTVVSQRRYLDMREGKYVRLVHWISPQGKEVEISFTRMASLTTLELFTIDIEVTRINCQDEVTITSGVNGNVSNYTNAKDPRVASGHAKLLDMKNIEVFDETSLQIVLETNTSKLQVAATTVHQTTPAVNGELIKGEKSVMVRYAFPAGKDIVQFTKFNVFTDTRRHEDPAAHGRELMALVLTQGIQAAYMAQEVYLQHFWEIANIEIQGDEVLEQGLRYNVYQLLQSVGKDKYSNIAAKGLSGEGYEGHYFWDTEIYILPFFILCQPELAKQLLRYRYTILGEAKKRALELGHNKGAAYAWRTITGEECSGYFPAGTAQYHINGDIAYTYIQYYLATGDKDFIAEFGAEVVFETARTWMELGHYHEGLFKIDDVTGPDEYTAIVNNNYYTNVLAKYNLEWAASWYKQLAETHPAAWEALCSRIGLTTDEITAFEEAAAKMYLPFDEKLNIHAQDDSFLAKKVWDFENTPEEKHPLLLHYHPLHIYRHQVLKQADTVLAHFLLEDGISTDVLRNSYDYYEKLTTHDSSLSCAIYSIMASKLGYSDKAYDYFIETARMDLDNTHGNTKDGLHMANMGGTWMSIVYGFSGVRIKDDHLALNPTLPKQWKGYTFTMRYRQATITVEVNHLKTQLIVDAQELIHIKVMEKSFKIPMGKTIITV, translated from the coding sequence ATGAAGTCGGGCTGGATTATTGAGAATCATAGGGATATGCAAGACCTCGGCGTTAGTGAGAGTATTTTTAATGTGGCTAATGGTTATGTAGGTGTTCGAGGTAATTTTGAAGAAGGTTATGAAGGTGACGAGCCAACGGTTCGTGGAACATATATAAATGCATTTTATGATATTACACCGATGCTATATGGGGAGAGCGCGTATGGCTTTCCCGATACACAACAGAAGCTTGTGAATGTGATGGATGTACAGGATGTGACCATTCATATCGGGGAGGAGAAGTTCAGTCTTTTCACAGGAACGGTCGTTTCCCAGCGTCGTTATCTCGATATGCGCGAAGGTAAGTACGTACGGCTCGTGCACTGGATTTCACCACAAGGTAAAGAGGTCGAAATTTCATTCACACGCATGGCGTCATTGACAACACTCGAATTGTTCACGATAGATATTGAGGTAACTCGTATCAATTGTCAGGATGAAGTGACGATTACCTCTGGCGTGAATGGCAATGTAAGTAACTATACGAATGCGAAGGACCCTCGTGTTGCATCGGGTCATGCCAAGCTATTGGATATGAAGAATATCGAGGTGTTCGACGAGACCTCCTTACAAATCGTGCTTGAGACAAATACGTCGAAGCTACAAGTGGCGGCAACAACAGTTCATCAGACAACGCCTGCGGTGAACGGTGAACTGATCAAGGGTGAGAAAAGTGTAATGGTGCGGTATGCGTTCCCAGCAGGGAAGGATATTGTTCAATTCACAAAATTCAACGTATTTACAGATACACGTCGACACGAAGATCCAGCTGCTCACGGACGTGAGTTGATGGCTTTGGTATTAACGCAAGGGATTCAAGCGGCTTACATGGCACAAGAAGTATATTTACAACATTTTTGGGAAATTGCAAATATCGAGATCCAAGGTGATGAGGTACTTGAGCAAGGTCTTCGATATAACGTATATCAGTTGCTGCAATCTGTGGGCAAAGATAAATACAGTAACATCGCAGCCAAAGGCTTAAGCGGTGAGGGCTACGAGGGACATTATTTCTGGGATACCGAAATCTATATCCTGCCGTTCTTCATCCTCTGTCAGCCAGAGCTGGCGAAGCAGTTGCTTCGTTACCGTTATACGATTCTAGGTGAAGCGAAGAAGCGTGCGTTAGAGCTAGGCCACAACAAGGGGGCCGCTTACGCATGGCGTACCATTACAGGGGAAGAGTGCTCGGGGTACTTCCCAGCTGGTACGGCACAGTATCATATTAATGGTGATATTGCTTATACGTATATTCAATATTATCTCGCGACAGGCGATAAAGATTTCATTGCGGAATTCGGTGCGGAAGTCGTATTTGAAACTGCAAGAACTTGGATGGAGCTAGGTCATTATCATGAAGGTCTATTCAAGATTGATGATGTAACAGGTCCGGATGAGTATACGGCCATCGTAAACAATAACTATTACACGAATGTACTTGCAAAATATAATCTAGAGTGGGCTGCATCGTGGTATAAGCAGCTGGCAGAAACTCATCCTGCGGCATGGGAAGCTTTGTGTAGTCGCATTGGCTTAACAACAGATGAGATTACAGCATTTGAAGAAGCGGCTGCGAAGATGTATCTGCCTTTCGATGAGAAGTTGAACATTCATGCACAAGATGATTCTTTCTTAGCGAAGAAGGTGTGGGATTTCGAGAACACACCGGAAGAAAAACACCCACTGTTGCTTCACTATCACCCGCTACACATCTATCGTCATCAGGTGTTGAAGCAGGCCGATACGGTGCTGGCGCATTTCTTGCTCGAGGATGGCATTTCAACCGATGTCTTGCGGAACTCCTACGATTATTACGAGAAGCTGACAACTCATGATTCGTCCTTATCCTGCGCGATATATAGCATCATGGCTTCGAAGTTAGGTTACTCGGACAAGGCGTACGATTATTTCATTGAAACGGCACGAATGGATTTGGATAACACTCATGGCAACACGAAAGACGGATTGCATATGGCGAACATGGGTGGTACATGGATGTCGATCGTCTATGGCTTCTCGGGTGTAAGGATCAAGGATGATCATTTGGCATTGAACCCGACATTGCCGAAGCAATGGAAGGGATACACCTTCACGATGCGTTACCGTCAAGCGACGATTACCGTGGAAGTGAATCATTTGAAGACGCAATTAATCGTGGATGCACAAGAGCTGATTCATATCAAAGTAATGGAGAAGAGCTTCAAGATTCCAATGGGCAAGACAATCATCACGGTATAA
- a CDS encoding carbohydrate ABC transporter permease — MKRRNKSTSILLEVIAWVSGLLMLLPMYIMFVNSFKGRAEIFTDTFGLPESFSFEYYAAAMDKMNFLSAFKNSLLVSVISIGLIIIFSAMTSWMLVRMKNKLSNGILLLFVGTMLIPFQSVMIPLMQYLNKWDIPSLNFSMINTHYGLIFMYIGFGLSMSVFLYHGFIKGVPIALEEAAMIEGCNTWQTFWKVVFPMLTPITMTVGILNLLWIWNDYLLPSLTLTSPALRTIPLSTFFFFGEFTIQWNLAMAGLVVSIIPVIIFYLFAQKYIIKGVMAGAVK; from the coding sequence ATGAAACGTCGCAATAAATCAACTTCAATATTGCTTGAAGTTATAGCTTGGGTTAGTGGACTTCTTATGCTGTTGCCTATGTATATTATGTTTGTGAATTCGTTCAAAGGACGTGCCGAGATATTCACCGATACGTTCGGCCTACCGGAATCTTTTTCCTTCGAGTACTATGCTGCGGCAATGGACAAAATGAACTTTTTGTCAGCATTTAAAAACTCACTCTTAGTGAGTGTCATTAGTATTGGGCTTATTATTATCTTCTCAGCGATGACATCTTGGATGCTTGTTCGCATGAAGAATAAATTGTCCAATGGCATTCTCCTCTTATTCGTAGGTACGATGCTCATCCCGTTTCAATCGGTGATGATTCCGTTAATGCAATATTTAAACAAATGGGATATCCCATCACTTAATTTCTCTATGATTAATACACATTATGGCCTAATTTTCATGTACATCGGATTTGGGCTAAGTATGTCGGTCTTCCTCTATCACGGTTTTATTAAAGGGGTACCGATTGCTCTTGAAGAAGCGGCAATGATCGAAGGCTGTAATACGTGGCAGACATTCTGGAAGGTTGTATTCCCAATGCTTACGCCAATTACGATGACTGTAGGAATCTTGAATCTATTGTGGATTTGGAATGACTATTTACTTCCATCCTTGACCTTAACAAGCCCAGCGCTTCGTACCATTCCATTGTCAACCTTCTTCTTCTTCGGAGAATTTACAATTCAGTGGAACCTTGCAATGGCAGGACTTGTCGTATCGATTATTCCGGTTATTATCTTTTATCTGTTCGCACAGAAATACATTATTAAAGGCGTTATGGCAGGTGCTGTGAAATAA
- a CDS encoding carbohydrate ABC transporter permease, producing the protein MKKSVKRNLIAAAFIVPSLFIFINVVIIPFVMGIVYSFTDWDGFKFAGSNFVGFDNYVRVFQDSDFLTSFGLTFKYAVCMIILVNVIGLSLAMLVTSKIKSRNLLRSIYFLPNLIGGLILGFIWKFVFTKFFVQVGEVMGNSSIFFNWLDDPTASFWALVFVGTWQMAGYVMIIYIAAIQGVSDEVLEAADMDGAGGWMRFRKIMFPLIMPAFTISLFLTLSNAFKQYDTNISLTNGGPYGTTELVAMNIFKTAFSMNQYALAQSKAIIFFLVILVVTVTQVVISKKREVEQ; encoded by the coding sequence TTGAAGAAAAGTGTAAAGAGAAATTTAATAGCCGCAGCTTTTATTGTTCCATCATTATTCATCTTTATAAATGTAGTCATCATTCCATTCGTTATGGGGATTGTGTACTCTTTTACAGATTGGGATGGGTTTAAATTTGCAGGTTCTAACTTTGTAGGCTTCGATAATTATGTACGGGTGTTTCAAGATTCAGATTTTCTTACATCCTTCGGCCTGACATTTAAATATGCCGTATGCATGATTATTCTCGTTAACGTTATCGGACTTTCACTCGCGATGCTGGTGACTTCCAAAATTAAGTCGCGTAATCTTTTACGCTCAATATACTTCCTGCCGAACTTGATCGGTGGTCTGATCCTAGGTTTCATCTGGAAGTTCGTATTCACGAAATTCTTCGTACAGGTTGGAGAAGTAATGGGGAATAGCTCGATCTTCTTCAATTGGTTGGATGATCCGACGGCTTCCTTCTGGGCGCTGGTCTTCGTAGGAACATGGCAAATGGCCGGCTACGTCATGATCATCTACATCGCAGCTATTCAAGGTGTTTCGGATGAGGTGCTGGAGGCAGCTGATATGGATGGCGCAGGCGGATGGATGCGATTCCGCAAAATTATGTTCCCACTCATTATGCCAGCCTTCACGATCAGCTTGTTCTTGACGCTGTCGAACGCATTCAAACAATATGATACCAATATCTCACTAACGAACGGTGGTCCTTACGGTACAACCGAGCTTGTTGCAATGAATATCTTTAAAACCGCGTTTAGTATGAATCAATATGCGCTCGCGCAATCCAAGGCGATTATTTTCTTCCTCGTCATCTTAGTTGTGACGGTTACGCAGGTCGTTATCTCGAAGAAAAGGGAGGTTGAACAATAA
- a CDS encoding ABC transporter substrate-binding protein encodes MKKKVGAALLSVAMLSTLVACGAKSDDGANKANSADTTSKGTGKKAVITIIQNKVEIQSALEDAVKEFNKTQDKYEVQALGAAGDNLMTVLQTQFSSAPEKAPTIFTTASGSEFQKYLPYMAPLDDMKAASKIVEGQDTAARNDGKLYGLPVALEGFGLIYNKDMFKEAGVNADDIKTWDDLVAASTKLEQVKGVKKAIAYAQESYFRFMHPFNWPFAVMKDTAGTIAKINAGELKLQDIPELKEYVADLDKIKDHTNLSKDTYDEQVAGFAAGQYAMIHQGNWAQGLLNDYDVKFEYGFLPVPFEGNQGIAVGNSNFFRVNKHASEDQQAGAKAFLDWLLTDPAGQHYVTDEFNFIPVYSGFDTSKMDPLSQEVNRYASEGKTVKWVFDQFPAGADQEFANQMEKYYAGKLTGEGLLEALQNVWMTAVKK; translated from the coding sequence ATGAAGAAAAAAGTAGGGGCAGCATTATTATCTGTAGCTATGTTATCCACGTTAGTCGCTTGTGGAGCAAAAAGTGATGATGGGGCAAACAAGGCAAATAGCGCAGACACAACGTCTAAAGGAACTGGTAAAAAAGCGGTTATTACAATCATTCAGAATAAAGTAGAAATCCAAAGTGCACTAGAGGATGCAGTGAAAGAATTCAATAAAACTCAAGATAAATATGAAGTACAAGCATTAGGAGCAGCAGGTGACAACCTGATGACGGTGCTCCAGACACAATTCAGCTCCGCACCAGAAAAAGCACCAACCATTTTCACAACAGCATCTGGCTCAGAGTTTCAAAAATATCTTCCATATATGGCACCCTTGGATGATATGAAAGCGGCTAGCAAAATTGTTGAAGGACAAGATACAGCAGCGCGTAATGATGGTAAATTATATGGCTTGCCAGTTGCGCTTGAAGGCTTCGGACTTATCTACAATAAGGATATGTTCAAGGAAGCAGGCGTGAATGCGGATGATATTAAGACATGGGATGATCTTGTAGCAGCAAGCACGAAGCTAGAGCAAGTGAAGGGCGTGAAGAAGGCAATCGCGTATGCACAAGAGTCTTACTTCCGGTTCATGCATCCATTTAACTGGCCATTTGCAGTAATGAAAGACACAGCCGGTACGATTGCAAAGATCAATGCTGGTGAATTGAAGCTTCAAGATATTCCTGAATTGAAAGAGTACGTTGCTGATCTGGACAAGATCAAAGACCATACGAACTTGAGTAAGGATACGTATGATGAACAAGTTGCAGGCTTCGCGGCAGGACAATATGCGATGATTCACCAAGGAAACTGGGCACAAGGTCTCTTGAACGATTATGATGTGAAATTTGAATACGGTTTCTTGCCAGTACCGTTCGAAGGTAATCAAGGTATTGCGGTAGGTAACAGTAACTTCTTCCGCGTGAACAAGCATGCATCGGAAGATCAACAAGCGGGTGCGAAGGCGTTCTTGGATTGGTTGCTAACAGATCCAGCGGGTCAGCACTATGTAACGGATGAGTTTAACTTTATCCCTGTGTACTCCGGTTTTGATACTAGCAAAATGGATCCGTTATCCCAAGAAGTGAACCGTTATGCAAGTGAAGGCAAGACAGTGAAATGGGTATTCGATCAATTCCCAGCGGGAGCAGATCAAGAGTTTGCGAACCAAATGGAAAAATACTATGCAGGAAAATTAACGGGCGAGGGCTTGTTAGAAGCACTTCAGAATGTTTGGATGACTGCGGTTAAAAAATAA
- a CDS encoding helix-turn-helix transcriptional regulator, with product MLDITAVLERNMAKNRYQNYMHPSYEHEKKLVYAIQRIDREGAVKILNEINLLERANLSPKPLQSLKYSLVASCTIFTRAIIEAGVDSESAFILSDHYINLIDESDSIVKTVEIEYLMLNSFISVISTHRSYSYGPIINKTIAYIKKHIEEKPTLERVAEIVQLHPNYLATLFKQETGSTVLNFIHKERMDAIKNFLIHTNMALQDISDIFGFASSAYFSTYCKTHLGMTAREYRKDHMK from the coding sequence ATGCTAGACATTACTGCCGTCCTCGAACGCAATATGGCGAAGAATCGCTATCAGAACTATATGCACCCTTCCTATGAGCACGAAAAGAAGCTCGTCTATGCAATCCAACGCATTGATCGTGAAGGTGCCGTTAAAATATTGAATGAAATCAACCTGCTGGAACGAGCCAACCTGTCACCGAAGCCTTTACAGTCGTTGAAATATTCTCTAGTCGCTAGCTGCACCATTTTTACGCGTGCGATCATTGAGGCGGGAGTCGATTCCGAGTCCGCGTTCATTCTCAGTGACCATTACATCAACTTAATTGATGAGAGCGACTCGATCGTGAAGACCGTTGAGATTGAATACCTCATGCTAAATAGCTTTATTAGTGTCATCTCAACCCATCGTTCGTATTCGTATGGACCCATCATTAATAAGACGATCGCCTATATTAAAAAGCACATTGAAGAGAAGCCTACGCTAGAGCGAGTTGCGGAAATCGTGCAGTTGCATCCGAATTACCTCGCAACGCTATTCAAACAAGAAACAGGGAGCACTGTCCTCAACTTCATCCATAAAGAAAGAATGGATGCGATCAAGAACTTCCTGATCCATACAAATATGGCGCTTCAGGATATTAGTGATATCTTCGGCTTCGCTTCCTCTGCCTACTTCTCTACCTACTGCAAGACGCATCTAGGCATGACCGCAAGGGAGTATCGAAAAGATCACATGAAATGA